A single region of the Saprospiraceae bacterium genome encodes:
- a CDS encoding DUF5606 domain-containing protein produces the protein MNLDNLIAVSGLPGLYKMAANRGNGLIIEDLTTGKKRFASARKHQFTPLESIGIYTDDGDTSELKMVFGNMLDQLADNPPVKPTADPELLHKYFSEILPNYDRDRVLIGDIKKVIKWFNYLNDKGLLITIENTTDEEE, from the coding sequence ATGAATTTAGATAATCTAATTGCTGTTAGTGGACTACCCGGACTTTACAAAATGGCAGCCAACCGAGGTAATGGCTTGATCATTGAAGACCTGACGACGGGCAAAAAACGTTTTGCCTCGGCTCGTAAACATCAGTTTACACCTTTGGAATCCATAGGGATATATACAGATGATGGCGACACCAGTGAGTTGAAAATGGTATTTGGAAACATGCTTGATCAGTTGGCGGATAACCCTCCGGTTAAACCAACTGCTGATCCTGAGTTATTGCATAAATATTTTTCAGAAATTTTGCCAAATTATGATCGTGACCGCGTTTTAATTGGCGATATAAAAAAAGTAATCAAATGGTTTAATTATCTAAACGACAAAGGATTACTTATTACAATTGAAAACACTACTGACGAAGAGGAATAA
- a CDS encoding dehydrogenase E1 component subunit alpha/beta, which translates to MTGIDLNGLTKAEKIMATETHSLLTFDRKQTSDEVLKQLYYHLLKPRLIEEKMLKLLRQGKVSKWFSGIGQEAISVGATLALDADELIFTLHRNLGVFTSREVPLDRLFGQWQGKAIGFTKGRDRSFHFGTMEYGIVGMISHLGPQLSLAGGVGLAHKLAKEAKVALAFTGDGATSEGEFHEALNVAAVWQLPVIFVVENNGYGLSTPVQEQYRCENLADRGIGYGMRAEIIDGNNILEVYHRISEIAKELRENPEPVLLECRTFRMRGHEEASGTKYVPQALMEEWGRKDPLKNYEDFLLQEGILTEVEIEAWKKEIKQTIDHALKKVEKEPALVADTTAELADVYAPYSPQRTYPASEAKTEMRFVDAISNGLYQAMQRHERLVLMGQDIADYGGVFKITDGFSATFGAERVRNTPLCESAIVGIGLGLALKGAKAMVEMQFADFVSCGFNQIVNNLAKLHYRWGQTADVVIRMPTGGGMAAGPFHSQSNEAWFAHTPGLKVLYPTTPYDAKGLLLAAFEDPNPILYFEHKGLYRSLSGEVPEDYYTIEIGKARLAREGDEVSIITYGMGVHWAEKVVDEWGIAADIIDLRTLLPLDYEAITKSVTKTNRVIILHEDTLFGGIGGEIAAYIAEHLFDHLDAPVLRAASLDTPIPFSSILEKAFLPVERFKEQLKYLLNY; encoded by the coding sequence TTGACCGGAATTGATCTCAATGGCCTAACCAAAGCAGAAAAGATTATGGCAACAGAAACGCATTCCCTCCTGACCTTTGATCGTAAACAAACTTCTGATGAGGTCTTAAAGCAATTGTATTACCACCTACTCAAGCCAAGACTAATTGAGGAGAAGATGCTTAAATTGTTGCGGCAAGGGAAGGTGAGCAAGTGGTTTTCGGGGATTGGACAGGAAGCCATTTCAGTGGGTGCAACCCTCGCTTTAGATGCTGACGAGCTCATCTTTACCTTACATCGCAATCTTGGGGTATTCACTAGCCGCGAGGTGCCACTTGATCGCTTATTTGGCCAGTGGCAAGGCAAGGCCATCGGATTTACCAAAGGGCGAGATCGGTCTTTTCATTTTGGGACGATGGAATATGGCATTGTAGGTATGATTTCTCACCTGGGGCCGCAACTTTCGTTGGCAGGTGGCGTGGGGCTGGCGCACAAGCTGGCCAAGGAGGCCAAGGTGGCTTTGGCATTTACGGGAGATGGGGCAACCAGTGAAGGCGAATTCCATGAAGCCTTGAATGTAGCAGCCGTATGGCAATTGCCGGTGATTTTTGTGGTGGAAAACAATGGTTATGGCTTATCAACGCCGGTACAAGAGCAGTATCGCTGCGAAAACCTGGCCGATAGAGGGATTGGGTATGGCATGCGAGCCGAAATCATTGATGGCAATAATATCCTGGAGGTTTATCACCGAATTAGCGAAATAGCAAAGGAACTTCGGGAAAACCCTGAACCTGTGCTATTGGAGTGCAGGACCTTCCGGATGCGTGGTCATGAAGAAGCTTCTGGCACCAAATATGTCCCTCAGGCTTTGATGGAGGAATGGGGGAGAAAAGATCCATTGAAGAATTATGAAGATTTTCTGCTGCAAGAAGGTATCCTTACAGAAGTGGAGATCGAAGCCTGGAAAAAAGAGATCAAACAAACCATTGATCATGCGCTGAAAAAGGTAGAGAAGGAACCAGCGCTGGTAGCCGATACGACCGCAGAACTGGCAGATGTCTATGCACCGTACTCCCCGCAACGCACTTATCCGGCTAGCGAAGCTAAGACGGAGATGCGTTTTGTGGATGCCATATCCAATGGCCTGTATCAAGCCATGCAGCGGCACGAACGATTAGTGTTGATGGGGCAGGATATTGCAGATTATGGCGGGGTTTTTAAGATAACGGATGGCTTTTCAGCAACTTTTGGGGCCGAGCGGGTTCGCAATACGCCTTTGTGCGAAAGTGCTATCGTTGGAATAGGCCTTGGTTTAGCGCTAAAAGGAGCAAAAGCCATGGTTGAGATGCAATTTGCAGACTTTGTCAGTTGCGGATTCAACCAAATTGTCAACAACTTAGCTAAACTACATTACCGATGGGGACAAACGGCGGACGTGGTGATTAGAATGCCAACAGGCGGCGGAATGGCTGCCGGACCGTTCCATAGCCAGAGTAATGAAGCCTGGTTTGCCCACACTCCCGGCTTAAAAGTGCTTTATCCCACCACGCCATATGATGCCAAGGGCTTACTCCTGGCTGCTTTTGAAGACCCTAACCCCATTTTGTATTTTGAACACAAAGGGCTTTATCGAAGCCTAAGCGGAGAAGTGCCGGAAGATTATTATACCATAGAAATTGGCAAAGCCCGACTGGCCAGAGAGGGCGATGAAGTGTCTATTATTACTTACGGCATGGGCGTCCACTGGGCTGAAAAAGTGGTGGACGAATGGGGAATTGCAGCCGACATCATCGATTTGCGGACCTTACTACCCTTGGATTATGAAGCTATTACTAAAAGTGTGACCAAAACCAATAGAGTGATCATTTTGCATGAAGACACCCTGTTTGGAGGAATAGGAGGGGAAATAGCCGCTTATATTGCAGAACACTTATTTGACCACCTGGATGCTCCTGTCTTAAGAGCGGCTAGTTTGGATACGCCAATTCCTTTTTCCAGTATCTTGGAAAAAGCATTTCTGCCAGTTGAACGATTTAAGGAGCAATTGAAATATCTTTTAAATTACTGA
- a CDS encoding sulfatase, with amino-acid sequence MKKSNLLFLLLLLMMACQDKSVDPKESWTPETSPFRPNIVWLVAEDLSHYIPPFGDSTIQTPHLSRLAEEGVRYTNLFSVAGVCSPSRAALCTGMYPSSVGAQNMRTQYNAELLAQVGLIPYEVVLPPAVKMMSQVMRENGYYATNNDKTDYQFVPSTTAWDDNGPVAHWRNRPAGKPFFSIFNFNVTHESQVFGTTSKKALRFKEGFPQDLSKEPKPDWTGGLDSADWTLAVPEDLAVKVPPYLVEDEGTIADIRRVYSNIAIMDQQVGFLVKQLEEDGLLDSTIIVWYTDHGGPLPRQKRLLYDSGLRVPMIIRYPEKWNAGAIDNQLISFVDFAPTTFSMASIAPPAYLQGQAVIGPYKQKTRSYIHAAADRLDSEIDMIRAVSDGRYKYLRNFQPNRGYYLAVEYRERMNSMKSLLKGRDAGTLNEYQAQWFRPNKAPEELFDTQNDPHELNNLATDPAYAEKLAELRTECDRWMAAISDKGHIPEAEMLENFWPNRVQPITATPVISNEGNKVSLSCPTDGANLGYKIIVNGKEPPAWTPYTEPFEGPKAGELKVIAHRIGFKPSEVMVE; translated from the coding sequence ATGAAAAAATCAAACCTCCTTTTCCTCTTGCTTTTATTGATGATGGCCTGCCAAGATAAAAGCGTTGATCCAAAAGAAAGTTGGACGCCTGAGACTTCCCCTTTTCGTCCTAATATCGTATGGTTAGTAGCCGAAGACCTGAGTCATTATATCCCACCATTTGGGGATTCTACCATTCAAACCCCTCACCTCAGCCGACTGGCCGAAGAGGGGGTACGATATACCAATCTTTTCTCGGTAGCAGGGGTTTGTTCGCCCAGTCGGGCGGCCCTATGCACAGGGATGTACCCTAGCAGTGTTGGGGCACAAAATATGCGTACCCAGTACAATGCTGAATTGTTGGCACAGGTGGGACTTATTCCCTATGAGGTTGTCCTGCCTCCAGCGGTTAAGATGATGAGCCAGGTCATGCGCGAAAATGGCTACTATGCCACCAACAATGACAAAACTGACTATCAATTCGTACCCTCGACTACGGCCTGGGATGATAATGGTCCAGTGGCGCATTGGCGCAATCGACCTGCTGGAAAACCTTTTTTTTCTATATTTAATTTTAATGTCACCCATGAAAGTCAGGTCTTTGGAACCACCAGTAAAAAGGCGCTACGGTTTAAGGAAGGTTTCCCCCAAGATTTAAGCAAGGAGCCCAAGCCAGATTGGACAGGTGGCTTGGACTCGGCCGACTGGACCTTGGCGGTTCCTGAAGATCTGGCGGTTAAGGTTCCGCCCTATCTGGTGGAAGACGAAGGTACTATTGCCGATATTCGCCGCGTTTATTCCAACATTGCCATCATGGATCAGCAAGTGGGTTTTTTAGTCAAGCAATTGGAAGAAGATGGCCTTTTGGATAGCACCATTATCGTTTGGTATACGGATCATGGCGGTCCCCTACCCCGTCAAAAAAGATTGTTGTATGATTCGGGATTGCGGGTACCTATGATTATCCGGTATCCTGAGAAATGGAATGCCGGAGCGATAGATAATCAGCTCATTAGCTTTGTGGATTTTGCGCCAACTACCTTCTCTATGGCCAGTATCGCCCCCCCTGCCTACTTACAAGGACAAGCTGTTATTGGGCCATATAAACAAAAAACTCGTTCTTATATTCATGCGGCAGCAGATCGCCTGGATTCAGAAATAGACATGATCCGTGCCGTTAGTGATGGTCGTTACAAATACCTACGCAATTTTCAACCCAACAGAGGATACTACCTGGCCGTGGAATACCGCGAACGAATGAATAGCATGAAATCGTTGTTGAAAGGAAGAGATGCGGGCACCCTAAACGAGTACCAAGCCCAATGGTTTCGCCCCAATAAGGCGCCAGAAGAGCTATTCGACACCCAGAATGATCCGCATGAATTAAACAACCTGGCTACTGACCCTGCTTATGCTGAAAAGCTAGCAGAACTTCGAACAGAATGCGATCGATGGATGGCTGCTATCTCGGATAAAGGCCATATACCTGAAGCTGAGATGCTGGAAAATTTCTGGCCCAATCGCGTACAACCCATAACTGCAACGCCTGTTATCAGTAATGAGGGAAATAAAGTAAGCCTTTCCTGCCCTACGGATGGCGCTAACCTCGGCTATAAAATCATAGTGAATGGCAAAGAACCTCCTGCTTGGACCCCTTATACCGAACCCTTTGAGGGACCCAAGGCTGGTGAACTAAAAGTCATAGCTCATCGCATTGGGTTTAAACCTAGTGAAGTGATGGTTGAATAA
- a CDS encoding PQQ-binding-like beta-propeller repeat protein → MKKLLFLLLTLTVSSSAFAQSTTADWKVDFPGPISWVKLSPAGTLIVKSGNNLCGLSPDDKSIVWTIELGLLANNIGAEDIQMVPASPFMVLEKPSGLINTKLQIINYFDGKILFDSKEIELPRILENYPMFDIGGVLLKTKGDGKQVELIFVDLAEQAIRWRQTIDEKPEKLLSLGAFVRKANQIYRPEPILDQDGQILYPTRKDLFRLDGNTGETRWSLDLKKIEDLYFSEATGRQLYVAFDNNKFSAINLEDGIEVWKKPIKLKGDFSNMFPHKDGFIVVQTSLISKIDGKTGKDMWKKEPSLSNTYNFLLDGKDHFYTVSEDGNDKAIIHNIDLNTGEEAWKKPIKVKAPVDGFEFTPKGLLYLSEGGSNIIDLATGDEFWKKDLKLKGQPVYFYDQEKSAYMVYGNKKLFRIDTQTGDFEQWMDELKFQGKEDVEFIEKRDGGYLLGSSQNFMLIGYDGKVKYQQFFPPHQLSTVAKIGLGALAVAAELSGTSQVVEGMSYMTQEAGYTALGDSEKADIMAAQFEKKVRNAPAAFAISDAAVAAIVARYKATFETYETAFILTSDKGLMNKPIFVKIDKETGKELATFDLKSAEPIYAIDEVGEVLYIVQGKVIESYRL, encoded by the coding sequence ATGAAAAAACTTCTCTTTTTACTACTTACACTTACCGTAAGTTCTTCTGCTTTTGCGCAAAGCACTACTGCTGATTGGAAAGTTGATTTCCCTGGGCCGATTTCTTGGGTTAAATTGAGCCCGGCCGGCACCCTAATCGTGAAATCTGGTAATAACCTTTGTGGGCTTTCTCCAGATGATAAATCAATTGTCTGGACGATAGAACTAGGTCTTTTAGCCAATAATATAGGGGCAGAAGACATCCAGATGGTCCCTGCTTCTCCCTTTATGGTGTTGGAAAAACCGAGTGGCTTGATCAATACCAAATTGCAAATCATTAATTATTTTGATGGGAAAATACTTTTTGACTCCAAGGAAATAGAATTGCCACGTATTTTAGAAAACTACCCCATGTTTGACATCGGTGGAGTTTTGCTAAAAACCAAAGGCGATGGCAAGCAAGTTGAACTGATTTTTGTGGACTTGGCTGAACAGGCCATCCGATGGAGGCAAACTATTGATGAAAAACCTGAAAAACTATTAAGTTTAGGCGCTTTCGTCCGCAAGGCCAACCAAATTTATCGCCCTGAACCGATACTGGACCAAGATGGCCAAATCCTTTATCCTACGCGTAAAGACTTATTCCGCTTGGATGGTAATACTGGGGAAACACGCTGGAGCTTAGACCTCAAGAAAATAGAAGACCTCTATTTTTCCGAAGCGACTGGCCGTCAATTATATGTAGCCTTCGACAATAACAAGTTCTCCGCTATAAACCTCGAAGATGGTATCGAAGTTTGGAAAAAGCCCATAAAACTAAAGGGCGATTTCAGCAACATGTTTCCCCATAAAGACGGATTCATTGTCGTACAAACTTCTTTGATCAGCAAAATAGATGGAAAAACAGGAAAGGATATGTGGAAAAAAGAGCCAAGCCTTTCCAACACCTATAATTTCCTTTTAGATGGAAAGGATCACTTTTATACGGTCTCCGAAGATGGTAATGACAAAGCTATTATCCATAATATAGACCTGAATACGGGAGAAGAAGCTTGGAAAAAGCCCATAAAAGTAAAGGCCCCAGTTGATGGTTTTGAATTTACGCCTAAAGGGTTATTGTATCTTTCTGAAGGCGGTTCTAATATCATTGATTTGGCAACGGGTGATGAATTTTGGAAAAAAGACCTGAAGCTAAAAGGTCAACCGGTCTATTTTTACGACCAGGAAAAAAGCGCCTATATGGTCTATGGCAATAAGAAATTATTCCGGATCGATACCCAAACAGGTGACTTTGAGCAATGGATGGACGAGTTGAAGTTCCAAGGTAAAGAAGACGTCGAGTTCATTGAAAAAAGAGATGGCGGGTATTTGTTAGGTTCTTCTCAAAATTTCATGCTAATTGGCTATGATGGTAAGGTGAAATACCAACAATTTTTTCCTCCACACCAATTGAGCACTGTTGCCAAGATAGGCTTGGGAGCACTTGCTGTGGCAGCGGAGTTGTCAGGTACATCACAGGTGGTGGAAGGGATGTCATATATGACCCAAGAAGCGGGCTACACTGCTTTAGGTGATAGCGAAAAAGCAGATATAATGGCTGCTCAATTTGAAAAGAAAGTGAGAAATGCACCTGCTGCTTTTGCCATTAGTGATGCTGCCGTAGCGGCTATCGTCGCCCGCTACAAGGCTACTTTCGAAACCTACGAAACCGCTTTTATCCTTACCTCTGACAAAGGCTTAATGAACAAACCCATTTTTGTGAAAATAGATAAAGAAACAGGAAAGGAATTGGCGACCTTCGACTTGAAAAGCGCCGAACCTATCTATGCGATTGACGAGGTGGGAGAAGTACTCTATATTGTGCAGGGCAAAGTGATTGAGTCTTATAGGCTCTAG
- a CDS encoding TlpA disulfide reductase family protein: protein MPTFKSNLILLILLLPLMLASQTVETVLQQYLDKLEQIQSISCEVEQLDTFVTGHVWHYTGKAILLRNPDEPIWGFNYKASKTVGGEALYDGERAFEIDHATKAYELNANPQSYILGSPGGQLIVPELMVYQDDTIVPSLLIDQDHYILVYPFPDLPAYQVVEREKRIYLSKTSLLPEKVSKRQVSLGKLQVLTRIIRHIEINQPAHADQFDKHFLEDYKIVQRESRADLHKDLIHTQAADFTLPDFDGNLTDLKPKKGNVLLIDFWEVWCGPCQQSMPKVQELYETYQNKGLDVVGVLMDKNSMDSAQLFLDKKGFSFPQLIGGQALRDYFKVNGIPQYVLIDKAGKIQFIYQGYHEAIAENIKTMLAETH, encoded by the coding sequence ATGCCTACTTTCAAATCAAATTTAATACTGCTCATCCTATTGCTTCCGCTAATGCTGGCCTCACAAACAGTAGAAACGGTCCTTCAGCAATACCTGGACAAACTTGAACAGATTCAAAGTATCTCTTGCGAGGTAGAACAATTGGACACCTTTGTCACGGGTCATGTATGGCATTATACGGGAAAAGCCATTTTACTAAGAAACCCGGATGAACCTATTTGGGGATTCAACTACAAAGCATCTAAAACGGTGGGTGGGGAAGCACTTTATGATGGTGAGAGAGCATTTGAAATTGATCATGCAACTAAAGCATATGAACTTAATGCCAATCCTCAGTCTTATATCCTAGGCTCTCCGGGTGGGCAGCTAATTGTCCCCGAACTGATGGTCTACCAAGATGACACCATTGTTCCTAGTTTATTGATCGATCAAGACCACTATATATTAGTCTATCCTTTTCCTGATTTGCCAGCGTACCAGGTCGTTGAACGCGAAAAAAGGATCTACCTAAGTAAAACTTCTCTCCTTCCTGAAAAGGTTAGCAAACGGCAAGTTTCTCTAGGTAAACTTCAGGTCCTTACCCGAATCATAAGGCATATCGAAATCAATCAGCCTGCTCACGCCGATCAATTTGACAAACACTTTTTGGAGGACTACAAAATTGTCCAGCGGGAATCCAGAGCGGATTTACACAAAGATTTGATTCATACCCAGGCTGCAGATTTTACCCTTCCTGATTTTGATGGCAACTTAACTGATTTAAAGCCCAAAAAGGGAAATGTGCTGCTCATCGATTTTTGGGAAGTATGGTGCGGTCCATGCCAGCAATCTATGCCCAAAGTGCAGGAATTATATGAAACATATCAAAATAAAGGGCTTGACGTAGTGGGGGTGCTCATGGATAAAAACAGCATGGATAGCGCCCAACTTTTTCTGGATAAAAAAGGATTTTCTTTTCCTCAATTGATAGGAGGCCAAGCCCTCAGAGACTATTTTAAAGTGAATGGAATTCCTCAATATGTATTGATTGATAAAGCGGGGAAAATTCAGTTTATTTACCAAGGATACCATGAGGCCATTGCCGAAAACATCAAAACGATGTTGGCTGAAACCCATTAG
- a CDS encoding histidine kinase gives MKIYLFPIFLLFCSSPLLLGQSIATTLKAKGPLQLEWVQQRHLLKGGSQPGQYPLYPDQLENGEWEIRIGINLYQDTKDGIKGTIGYISYLHFPERKMSTSTPTPRKQQPEMVRSTRPIIVDTRFEPEYFNAHLFHFNQLLQLPFDVDCESPSITKLLASYQDQLDQALIDHALDEQQKEQLSHISLPATFTEESWQHFICALLASPLSPGEGFQQLPDESKKAQLVANYFRIDYPAKRTLIQGQINNPSSPEVRIQFFNQENWLAFWKDTIIRLDPAGSFKLAFPFDYAQEVSLSHGYKTMRCYLEPGDSLSFRTDANAFYQKMTFTGTATGPQQFLLDYFHEMRGDTFFHSYDHQLLEQDQLDFLAKTLKKEQQELQFLKDRQSTLDPAFIAYMDRSIRFHYASILWEAAARFYADKDLVLAPAFAHHAEQLRSLLYRLPPQRIFDFNVDNYLGFQFARLNGLYVKTFATAKEKSHLSKLLLPEETMVHFQRMNLFRMYAENQRLPNSGEQLLKQLLAICKDPNWKKELLVFSQAGEEMQEPFFYRTLPAGQAAPNWRFLNKEGLSVELKDFSGKKVLLHIGWLQNLESAINDVIFFKTDQTLLPEIIHLIQAENKESFEDAINGREGLFIYVTAAEMQVLQDSYRVDNTSNHYFLIDEKGRIIANHFDLGTPTQLRGAWAKVETTAATAKWSPAERLSFWRGIGIGAIALFFLSLVYLWQRQVAAKRALRQRQLLELELKGIRAQMNPHFLFNAMSSIQNLIRKQEQEKADVYLSQFAGLMRRTLRNTAEEYIPLSEEIAMIEQYCSLEALRSPFVFEFKIDAQIDAQNTYIPSMILQPIIENAILHGLSVQQGERKLWVNIKLEGEAIRCEIIDNGIGIKMAQAQKRQHHNGQKSVGLSLVNQRLALLTGKADHQVRIIDRSTLRPPNQGTQVSLIIPVEQ, from the coding sequence ATGAAAATATACCTATTCCCTATTTTCCTGCTGTTTTGCAGTTCCCCTTTACTGCTTGGACAATCTATAGCAACCACTTTAAAGGCGAAAGGTCCGCTGCAGCTAGAATGGGTACAACAAAGACACCTTTTGAAGGGAGGTTCCCAACCTGGGCAATATCCCTTATATCCTGATCAGTTGGAGAATGGAGAATGGGAAATTAGAATAGGCATAAATTTGTACCAGGATACAAAGGATGGCATAAAAGGGACCATTGGCTACATCAGTTACCTGCATTTTCCGGAAAGAAAAATGAGTACCTCCACTCCTACCCCCCGAAAGCAGCAACCCGAAATGGTCCGCAGCACCCGTCCCATTATTGTGGACACCCGATTTGAGCCTGAATATTTTAATGCTCATTTATTTCATTTTAATCAGCTTTTACAGCTTCCCTTCGATGTAGACTGTGAGTCGCCTAGTATAACTAAACTATTGGCTAGCTACCAAGACCAACTTGACCAGGCCTTGATCGACCATGCCCTGGACGAGCAGCAAAAAGAACAGCTAAGTCATATTAGTTTGCCAGCCACTTTTACAGAAGAAAGCTGGCAGCACTTTATTTGTGCTTTATTAGCCAGTCCGTTATCACCAGGAGAAGGGTTTCAGCAACTGCCTGATGAAAGTAAAAAGGCGCAACTGGTTGCCAATTATTTTCGAATTGATTATCCAGCAAAAAGAACACTTATTCAGGGACAAATCAATAACCCATCTTCTCCTGAAGTGCGCATACAATTCTTTAATCAAGAAAACTGGCTGGCATTTTGGAAAGATACGATAATTAGGCTTGATCCCGCTGGTTCATTCAAATTGGCCTTTCCTTTCGACTATGCCCAGGAAGTGTCCCTCAGTCATGGTTACAAAACCATGAGGTGCTACCTAGAACCCGGTGATAGCCTTTCTTTCCGCACAGACGCCAACGCTTTTTATCAAAAGATGACCTTTACCGGGACAGCTACTGGGCCGCAACAGTTTCTGCTAGATTATTTTCATGAAATGCGAGGCGATACTTTTTTTCATAGTTATGATCATCAATTACTTGAGCAAGATCAGTTGGATTTTCTGGCAAAAACCCTGAAAAAAGAACAGCAGGAACTGCAATTTCTAAAAGATAGGCAGTCGACCTTAGATCCTGCCTTTATAGCATATATGGACCGCAGTATTCGATTTCACTATGCTTCTATTCTTTGGGAAGCCGCCGCTCGGTTTTATGCCGATAAAGACCTGGTATTGGCCCCAGCTTTTGCCCATCATGCCGAACAGTTACGATCATTGTTGTACAGGTTACCTCCTCAAAGAATATTCGACTTCAACGTGGACAACTATCTTGGCTTTCAGTTTGCCCGATTAAATGGCCTATATGTTAAAACATTTGCTACCGCAAAGGAAAAAAGTCACCTCTCGAAACTTTTATTACCAGAGGAAACGATGGTTCATTTTCAAAGAATGAACTTGTTTCGCATGTATGCAGAAAATCAGCGCCTTCCCAATAGCGGAGAACAATTATTAAAACAGCTATTAGCCATTTGTAAAGATCCGAATTGGAAAAAAGAATTGCTGGTTTTTAGCCAGGCAGGAGAGGAAATGCAAGAGCCCTTTTTTTATCGAACCCTGCCCGCCGGCCAAGCTGCGCCCAATTGGCGTTTTTTAAATAAAGAGGGTTTAAGTGTGGAACTGAAGGACTTTAGCGGTAAGAAAGTATTATTGCATATCGGTTGGCTCCAAAACCTCGAATCCGCCATCAATGATGTTATTTTCTTTAAAACGGACCAAACCCTACTTCCGGAAATTATCCATTTAATTCAGGCAGAAAACAAAGAATCCTTTGAGGACGCCATTAATGGTCGAGAAGGTTTATTTATCTATGTAACGGCAGCAGAAATGCAGGTATTACAAGATAGTTATCGGGTAGACAATACCAGTAATCATTATTTTTTAATTGATGAAAAAGGCAGGATAATAGCCAATCACTTTGACCTTGGTACCCCTACGCAATTGCGTGGCGCTTGGGCCAAAGTGGAAACAACTGCGGCCACTGCGAAATGGTCTCCGGCAGAACGTTTGTCTTTTTGGCGAGGGATAGGCATTGGAGCCATCGCCCTCTTTTTTCTTAGCCTGGTCTACCTCTGGCAAAGGCAAGTAGCCGCTAAACGTGCCTTGCGCCAGCGACAATTATTAGAGTTGGAGTTGAAAGGTATTCGCGCACAGATGAATCCCCATTTCTTATTTAATGCCATGAGTTCTATTCAGAACCTGATTCGGAAGCAGGAACAAGAAAAAGCGGATGTATATCTCAGTCAGTTCGCTGGGCTGATGCGGCGAACCTTGCGAAATACAGCGGAAGAATACATTCCTTTATCAGAAGAAATCGCCATGATTGAGCAATATTGTAGCCTGGAGGCCTTACGCAGTCCTTTTGTTTTTGAATTTAAAATAGATGCCCAAATAGATGCCCAAAACACTTATATCCCAAGTATGATTTTGCAGCCCATTATCGAAAATGCTATTTTACACGGTCTCTCCGTTCAGCAGGGAGAACGAAAACTTTGGGTAAATATCAAGCTTGAAGGGGAAGCTATTCGATGTGAGATCATCGACAATGGCATTGGGATTAAAATGGCACAAGCACAAAAAAGACAACATCATAATGGTCAGAAAAGCGTTGGCCTTAGCCTGGTCAATCAGCGCTTGGCCCTTTTAACGGGTAAAGCCGACCATCAAGTAAGGATCATCGATAGATCAACCCTAAGACCTCCTAATCAAGGTACCCAAGTATCTTTAATTATCCCGGTAGAACAATGA
- a CDS encoding LytTR family DNA-binding domain-containing protein — translation MNKIKALIVDDEANNRENLRLALAAYCQEVEVAGEADSALKAIDLIKIHQPELVFLDIAMPLGSGFDLLESLPEVNFEIIFVTAYDQYAIRAIKFAAVDYLLKPIDVLELKKAVTKVMSKQLKKQKKTHLEVLLNNLQQQEKKIALPQSDHIEFVPVHTIIRCLGDRNYTHFFLKDGRKLLVSRTLKEFVELLEESNFFRVHQSHLVNMECIQKYSKRDGGLLVMIDKAQIPVARARKEELLTRLMARGS, via the coding sequence ATGAACAAGATCAAAGCCCTGATAGTAGATGACGAAGCTAACAACCGCGAGAATTTGCGCTTGGCCCTGGCTGCTTATTGCCAGGAAGTCGAGGTCGCCGGTGAAGCCGACTCAGCCCTTAAAGCTATAGATTTAATCAAAATCCACCAACCTGAGCTCGTCTTTTTGGATATTGCGATGCCACTCGGAAGTGGATTTGATTTATTAGAAAGTTTGCCTGAAGTCAATTTTGAGATCATTTTTGTGACGGCCTATGATCAGTATGCCATTCGAGCGATCAAATTTGCCGCCGTGGATTATTTGCTCAAACCCATTGATGTATTAGAATTAAAAAAAGCAGTGACCAAGGTAATGAGCAAACAACTAAAAAAGCAAAAAAAAACGCACCTGGAAGTTTTACTAAACAACCTACAACAGCAAGAAAAAAAAATAGCGCTCCCGCAATCCGATCACATCGAATTTGTACCTGTCCATACCATTATCCGGTGCCTGGGCGACCGCAACTATACTCATTTTTTCCTTAAGGACGGCCGAAAGCTGCTGGTTTCCCGTACCCTTAAAGAATTTGTCGAATTACTGGAAGAAAGCAACTTTTTTAGGGTCCATCAATCTCACCTGGTCAATATGGAGTGCATCCAAAAATACAGCAAGCGGGATGGCGGGTTACTGGTGATGATAGACAAGGCTCAAATTCCGGTAGCAAGGGCGAGGAAGGAAGAGTTGTTGACGCGTTTGATGGCGCGTGGGAGTTAA